One genomic segment of Parus major isolate Abel chromosome 23, Parus_major1.1, whole genome shotgun sequence includes these proteins:
- the HNRNPR gene encoding heterogeneous nuclear ribonucleoprotein R yields MANQVNGNAVQLKEEEEPMDTSSVTHTEHYKTLIEAGLPQKVAERLDEIFQTGLVAYVDLDERAIDALREFNEEGALSVLQQFKESDLSHVQNKSAFLCGVMKTYRQREKQGSKVQESTKGPDEAKIKALLERTGYTLDVTTGQRKYGGPPPDTVYSGVQPGIGTEVFVGKIPRDLYEDELVPLFEKAGPIWDLRLMMDPLSGQNRGYAFITFCSKDAAQEAVKLCDNYEIRPGKHLGVCISVANNRLFVGSIPKNKTKENILEEFGKVTEGLVDVILYHQPDDKKKNRGFCFLEYEDHKSAAQARRRLMSGKVKVWGNVVTVEWADPVEEPDPEVMAKVKVLFVRNLATTVTEEILEKSFSEFGKLERVKKLKDYAFVHFEDRGAAVKAMNEMNGKEIEGEEIEIVLAKPPDKKRKERQAARQASRSTAYEDYYYYPPPRMPPPIRGRGRGGRGGYGYPPDYYGYEDYYDDYYGYDYHDYRGGYEDPYYGYDDGYAIRGRGGGGRGGRGAPPPPRGRGAPPPRGRAGYSQRGAPMGPPRGARGGRGGPAQQQRGRGARGARGNRGGNVGGKRKADGYNQPDSKRRQTNNQQNWGSQPIAQQPLQQGGDYAGNYGYNNDNQEFYQDTYGQQWK; encoded by the exons GCTTGGTAGCTTATGTCGATCTTGATGAAAGAGCAATTGATGCTCTTAGGGAATTTAATGAAGAAGGAGCCCTCTCTGTATTACAGCAATTTAAAGAAAGTGACCTGTCGCATGTACAG AacaaaagtgcatttttatgTGGAGTTATGAAGACCTACAGGCAAAGAGAGAAACAAGGCAGCAAAGTACAGGAATCAACGAAGGGACCAGATGAAGCAAAGATTAAG gcttTGCTAGAGCGGACTGGTTACACTTTGGATGTAACTACAGGACAGAGGAAATATGGGGGTCCTCCTCCAGATACTGTATATTCTGGTGTTCAGCCTGGCATTGGAACAGAG GTTTTTGTTGGTAAAATTCCCCGAGACCTTTATGAAGATGAATTGGTACCACTCTTTGAGAAAGCTGGTCCAATTTGGGATCTGCGTCTCATGATGGATCCTCTTTCTGGTCAAAACAGAGGTTATGCTTTCATTACCTTTTGTAGTAAAGATGCAGCACAAGAAGCAGTCAAACTG tgtgaCAACTATGAAATCCGTCCTGGAAAGCACCTTGGAGTATGCATCTCCGTGGCAAACAACAGGTTATTTGTTGGGTCAATTCCAAAGAACAAAACTAAGGAGAACATATTGGAAGAGTTTGGTAAAGTCACAG AGGGTTTGGTGGATGTAATTTTGTATCATCAACCTGATGATAAAAAGAAGAATCGAGGATTCTGCTTCTTGGAATATGAGGATCACAAGTCAGCAGCACAAGCTCGCCGACGCCTGATGAGTGGGAAAGTAAAAGTCTGGGGAAATGTTGTTACAGTGGAATGGGCTGATCCAGTAGAGGAACCTGATCCAGAAGTCATGGCGAAG GTTAAAGTTTTATTTGTAAGAAACTTGGCCACTACTGTgacagaagaaattcttgagAAATCGTTTTCTGAATTTGGAAAGCTGGAAAGAGTAAAGAAGTTGAAGGATTATGCGTTTGTTCATTTTGAGGACAGAGGTGCAGCAGTGAAG GCTATGAATGAAATGAATGGGAAAGAGATAGAAGGGGAAGAAATTGAAATAGTATTAGCAAAGCCACCGgataagaaaaggaaagaacGTCAGGCTGCCAGACAGGCCTCCCGGAGCACTGC GTATGAAGACTATTATTACTACCCTCCGCCTCGCATGCCACCTCCTATTAGAGGCCGAGGCCGTGGAGGAAGAGGTGGATATGGCTATCCCCCAGATTACTATGGCTATGAAGATTATTATGATGATTACTATGGCTATGACTATCATGACTACCGTGGTGGCTACGAAGATCCCTATTACGGCTATGATGATGGCTATGCTataagaggaagaggaggaggaggaaggggtgGGAGAGGTGCCCCTCCACCACCTAGGGGGCGGGGAGCACCACCACCAAGAGGTAGAGCTGGCTACTCACAGAGGGGGGCACCCATGGGACCGCCGAGAGGAGCCAGGGGGGGGAGAGGGGGCCCTGCGCAGCAGCAGAGAGGACGCGGTGCTCGTGGAGCCAGGGGCAACCGTGGGGGCAACGTAGGAGGCAAGAGAAAGGCAGATGGGTACAACCAACCTGATTCCAAGCGCCGTCAGACCAACAACCAGCAGAATTGGGGCTCCCAACCCATCGCTCAGCAGCCGCTCCAGCAAGGTGGTGACTATGCCGGTAACTATGGTTACAATAATGACAACCAGGAATTTTATCAGGATACTTATGGGCAACAGTGGAAGTAG